The Corynebacterium comes genome window below encodes:
- a CDS encoding AMP-binding protein, producing the protein MTMRTNFDMLITDEEIQKNTEAGFWKNRLLIDYFDEAVAAHPDKLCTVEPNNRHNYARLAEDVDIAAHALLEIGVQPTDVVGIQLPNWYEWLVIHLAAMRVGAITNPLIPIYRDREIGHMAKTAKVSVLFVPETFRRFNYMDMVDRLRDDLPDLRKTIVVRGQSQRKGFELFEDFLELGRIRRDENPADFAPLRPGPNDLALIMFTSGTTGKPKGVMHTHNNVLAGALPWPDKLGLDDSSVIHMASTFGHLTGYLYGVSLPIMLGATGVFQDIWDVDYFVYLVEKYKINHTSGAAPFLHDLLTAENLHHYDLSSLRHFCCMGAPIPRSFITDARERLPQMSVFGGWGMTECCLSTMGHPDYPDEKIINTDGRPLPGMEVRVVDSEGEELPAGREGNLQVRGAFLFRGYLNMLEETRKEFDGDWFVTGDLAIIDEEGFVSLSGRSKDVIIRGGENVPVADLENAIVQHADVADVAVVGMPDDRLQEIAAAIVVMEHGREPLTMEAMKKHLESTNIAKPYWPEYLEVTETLPRTPSGKPQKFKLREHLAEVAEQRKQEKADNGEAPTPGQVTAVPVLANKHGSWWGPVDVTRMDSLFSVEEKSTALQVRQFVDREIRPNIAEWYNDGVFPREIIPELGKLGVLGMHLKGYGCPGRSAVEYGLAAQELEAGDSGLRTFVSVQGSLAMSAIYKHGSLDQRLEWLPRMAKGEAIGCFGLTEPTAGSDPASMKTTARQEPGGDWVINGSKRWIGLANIADVAIIWAQTEEHGDGRGVRGFVVPTDTPGFSAQAIEPKLSMRASIQCEIHLDNVRLPSTAMLPLDSAVGLRGPFSCLNEARYGIIWGVLGAARDSFNAALEYGNHRTQFGTPLTHFQLTQAKLADMAVAINKGYHLAHHIGRLKDTTGITPEMISTGKLDNTRISIEIAREARAMLGGNGISLDYSPLRHANNLESVRTYEGTDEVHQLTIGRFITGVGAFHAPGGVN; encoded by the coding sequence ATGACCATGCGTACCAACTTTGACATGCTGATCACCGACGAAGAGATCCAGAAGAACACCGAAGCAGGTTTCTGGAAGAACCGTCTCCTCATCGACTACTTCGACGAAGCGGTCGCCGCCCACCCCGACAAACTGTGCACCGTCGAGCCGAACAACCGGCACAACTACGCCAGGCTCGCCGAGGACGTCGACATCGCGGCGCATGCCCTCCTGGAGATCGGGGTGCAGCCGACCGACGTCGTGGGCATCCAGCTCCCCAACTGGTACGAGTGGCTGGTGATCCACCTCGCGGCGATGCGCGTCGGAGCCATCACCAACCCCCTCATCCCGATCTACCGCGACCGCGAGATCGGCCACATGGCCAAGACCGCGAAGGTGTCGGTGCTCTTCGTCCCGGAGACCTTCCGCCGCTTCAACTACATGGACATGGTCGACCGCCTCCGCGACGACCTCCCTGATCTCCGCAAGACCATCGTGGTGCGCGGCCAGAGCCAGCGGAAGGGCTTCGAGCTCTTCGAGGACTTCCTCGAGCTCGGTCGCATCCGCCGGGACGAAAACCCCGCTGACTTCGCTCCGCTGCGCCCGGGCCCGAACGACCTGGCGCTGATCATGTTCACCTCGGGCACCACCGGTAAGCCCAAGGGCGTCATGCACACCCACAACAACGTGCTCGCCGGCGCGCTGCCCTGGCCCGACAAGCTGGGCCTGGACGACTCCTCCGTCATCCACATGGCCTCCACCTTCGGCCACCTCACCGGCTACCTCTACGGTGTGAGCCTGCCGATCATGCTCGGTGCGACGGGTGTGTTCCAGGACATCTGGGACGTCGACTACTTCGTCTACCTGGTGGAGAAGTACAAGATCAACCACACCTCCGGCGCCGCACCCTTCCTGCACGACCTGCTCACCGCGGAGAACCTGCACCACTACGATCTGTCCAGCCTCAGGCACTTCTGCTGCATGGGTGCGCCGATCCCGCGCAGCTTCATCACCGACGCCCGGGAGCGGCTCCCGCAGATGAGCGTCTTCGGCGGCTGGGGCATGACCGAGTGCTGCTTGTCCACCATGGGACACCCGGACTACCCGGACGAGAAGATCATCAACACCGACGGTCGTCCGCTGCCCGGCATGGAGGTCCGCGTCGTCGACTCCGAGGGCGAGGAACTGCCCGCCGGCCGGGAGGGCAACCTCCAGGTCCGTGGCGCGTTCCTGTTCCGCGGCTACCTGAACATGCTGGAGGAGACCCGCAAGGAGTTCGACGGTGACTGGTTCGTCACCGGCGACCTCGCGATCATCGACGAGGAGGGCTTCGTCTCCCTCTCCGGCCGCAGCAAGGACGTCATCATCCGTGGCGGCGAAAACGTGCCGGTCGCGGACCTGGAGAACGCCATCGTGCAGCATGCGGACGTGGCGGACGTCGCCGTCGTGGGTATGCCGGACGATCGTCTGCAGGAGATCGCCGCCGCGATCGTCGTCATGGAGCACGGCCGTGAGCCGCTGACCATGGAGGCGATGAAGAAGCACCTGGAGTCCACCAACATCGCCAAGCCCTACTGGCCGGAGTACCTCGAGGTCACCGAGACGCTGCCGCGCACCCCCTCGGGCAAGCCGCAGAAGTTCAAGCTGCGTGAGCACCTGGCCGAGGTGGCCGAGCAGCGCAAGCAGGAGAAGGCCGACAACGGCGAGGCCCCCACCCCGGGCCAGGTCACCGCCGTTCCTGTGCTGGCCAACAAGCACGGTTCCTGGTGGGGGCCGGTCGACGTCACCCGCATGGACTCCCTGTTCTCCGTGGAGGAGAAGTCCACCGCGCTGCAGGTCCGCCAGTTCGTGGACCGGGAGATCCGCCCCAACATCGCGGAGTGGTACAACGACGGCGTCTTCCCCCGGGAGATCATCCCCGAGCTGGGCAAGCTCGGCGTGCTGGGCATGCACCTGAAGGGCTACGGCTGCCCGGGCCGCTCGGCCGTCGAGTACGGCCTGGCCGCCCAGGAACTGGAGGCCGGCGACTCGGGTCTGCGGACCTTCGTCTCGGTCCAGGGTTCGCTGGCGATGTCGGCGATCTACAAGCACGGTTCCCTCGACCAGCGGCTCGAGTGGCTGCCGCGCATGGCCAAGGGCGAGGCGATCGGCTGCTTCGGGCTCACGGAGCCCACCGCCGGCTCCGACCCCGCGTCGATGAAGACGACCGCGCGCCAGGAGCCGGGCGGCGACTGGGTGATCAACGGCTCCAAGCGGTGGATCGGCCTGGCCAACATCGCCGATGTGGCCATCATCTGGGCCCAGACCGAGGAACACGGCGACGGCCGCGGCGTCCGTGGCTTCGTCGTCCCGACCGACACCCCGGGCTTCTCCGCCCAGGCGATCGAGCCGAAGCTCTCCATGCGCGCCTCGATCCAGTGCGAGATCCACCTGGACAATGTGCGCCTGCCTTCCACGGCGATGCTCCCGCTCGACTCCGCGGTCGGCCTGCGTGGCCCTTTCTCCTGCCTCAACGAGGCCCGCTACGGCATCATCTGGGGTGTCCTGGGCGCCGCCCGCGACTCCTTCAACGCCGCGCTGGAGTACGGCAACCACCGGACCCAGTTCGGTACCCCGCTGACCCACTTCCAGCTCACCCAGGCCAAGCTCGCGGACATGGCGGTGGCCATCAACAAGGGCTACCACCTGGCCCACCACATCGGCCGACTCAAGGACACCACGGGAATCACCCCGGAGATGATCTCCACCGGCAAGCTCGACAACACCCGCATCTCCATCGAGATCGCCCGCGAGGCCCGCGCCATGCTCGGCGGCAACGGCATCTCGCTGGACTACTCGCCGCTGCGTCACGCCAACAACCTCGAGTCGGTGCGCACCTACGAGGGCACCGACGAGGTCCACCAGCTGACCATCGGCCGCTTCATCACCGGCGTCGGTGCCTTCCACGCACCGGGAGGGGTCAACTGA
- a CDS encoding SDR family NAD(P)-dependent oxidoreductase: protein MSNDKHLNGLICIVTGAAQGIGKGIAQRLVEDGATVVVADLNGEAASATAAELGNDSIGITVDITDRAAVDAMVEQAVEKYGRIDVLVNNAGWDKIGPFLEIEPEVWDRIININLYGSLHCSQAVARKMVDQGKGTIINIGSDAARVGSSGEAVYSACKGGLVSFTKTLARELARYGVTANAVCPGPSDTPLFAQISEENPKLRAALEKSIPLRRLAQPEDLANAVSFFASPDTSYVTGQTLSVSGGLTMI, encoded by the coding sequence ATGAGCAACGACAAGCACCTCAACGGCCTGATCTGCATCGTCACCGGCGCAGCACAGGGAATCGGCAAGGGCATCGCCCAGCGACTGGTCGAGGACGGCGCCACCGTCGTCGTCGCCGACCTCAACGGAGAAGCCGCCTCGGCCACCGCCGCGGAGCTGGGCAATGACTCCATCGGCATCACCGTGGACATCACCGACCGCGCCGCCGTCGACGCCATGGTCGAGCAGGCCGTAGAGAAGTACGGGCGTATCGACGTCCTGGTCAACAACGCCGGCTGGGACAAGATCGGCCCCTTCCTCGAGATCGAGCCGGAGGTGTGGGACCGCATCATCAACATCAACCTCTACGGCTCCCTCCACTGCTCCCAGGCAGTGGCCCGCAAGATGGTCGACCAGGGCAAGGGCACCATCATCAACATCGGTTCCGACGCCGCCCGCGTCGGCTCCTCCGGTGAGGCCGTCTACTCGGCCTGCAAGGGCGGCCTCGTCTCCTTCACCAAGACCCTGGCCCGTGAGCTCGCCCGCTACGGCGTCACCGCCAACGCCGTCTGCCCCGGCCCGTCCGACACCCCGCTGTTCGCCCAGATCTCCGAGGAAAACCCGAAGCTGCGTGCCGCCCTGGAGAAGTCCATCCCGCTGCGTCGCCTCGCACAGCCCGAGGACCTGGCCAACGCCGTCTCCTTCTTCGCCTCCCCCGACACCTCCTACGTCACCGGTCAGACGCTGTCTGTCTCCGGTGGACTGACGATGATCTAG
- a CDS encoding acyl-CoA dehydrogenase family protein: protein MDFTIDAAMQRYIDEACSFAEQIAPDTRQREQDRRIDVELRKEMGARGLIAPELPRELGGQGERALTSGMIIEQISRADLNVTYVQVVGSLVAQVIARNAQKSVAQKWVPRIASGEDIVAIGLSEPSGGSDAGNPQMTARRENDGWVINGTKSMSFALHAGATVIFARTEEGRRGRGISAFLVELDRDGITRTATNDMGTVSVGRGFVEFDNVRIPGENLLGAEGQGFTEVMQGFDFSRALIGLQVIGAAQVTLDETWQYTSQRQAFDQPISKFQGVSFPLAEADTMLTAARVLCQKTLWLKDANLPHTKEAAMCKWWAPKVAYDVINQCLLSHGQFGYLRDYPIEQRMRDVLGLQIGDGTAQIMKLIIARQNLGREFAP from the coding sequence ATGGATTTCACCATTGACGCCGCGATGCAGCGCTACATCGACGAGGCCTGTTCCTTCGCCGAGCAGATCGCCCCGGACACCCGGCAGCGGGAACAGGACCGCAGGATCGACGTGGAACTGCGCAAGGAGATGGGCGCACGCGGACTCATCGCCCCCGAACTCCCCAGGGAGCTGGGCGGTCAGGGCGAGCGCGCCCTGACCTCGGGCATGATCATCGAGCAGATCTCCCGCGCCGACCTCAACGTCACCTACGTCCAGGTGGTCGGCTCCCTGGTCGCACAGGTCATCGCCCGTAACGCGCAGAAGTCCGTCGCCCAGAAGTGGGTGCCCAGGATCGCCAGCGGCGAGGACATCGTGGCCATCGGCCTGTCCGAGCCCTCCGGCGGCTCCGACGCCGGCAACCCGCAGATGACCGCCCGCCGGGAGAACGACGGCTGGGTGATCAACGGCACCAAGTCCATGTCTTTCGCCCTCCACGCCGGCGCCACCGTCATCTTCGCCCGCACCGAGGAGGGGCGCCGTGGCCGCGGCATCAGCGCCTTCCTGGTCGAGCTCGACCGCGACGGCATCACCAGAACCGCCACCAACGACATGGGCACCGTCTCCGTGGGGCGCGGTTTCGTGGAGTTCGATAACGTCCGGATCCCCGGGGAGAACCTCCTCGGCGCCGAGGGGCAGGGCTTCACCGAGGTCATGCAGGGCTTCGACTTCTCCCGCGCCCTGATCGGCCTGCAGGTCATCGGCGCCGCCCAGGTCACCCTCGACGAGACCTGGCAGTACACCAGCCAGCGGCAGGCGTTCGACCAGCCCATCAGCAAGTTCCAGGGCGTGTCCTTCCCGCTGGCGGAGGCCGACACCATGCTCACCGCCGCCCGCGTCCTGTGCCAGAAGACGCTGTGGCTCAAGGACGCCAACCTGCCGCACACCAAGGAAGCCGCCATGTGCAAGTGGTGGGCCCCCAAGGTCGCCTACGACGTGATCAACCAGTGCCTGCTCTCCCACGGCCAGTTCGGTTACCTCCGGGACTACCCGATCGAGCAGCGCATGCGCGACGTCCTCGGCCTGCAGATCGGCGACGGCACCGCCCAGATCATGAAGCTGATCATCGCCCGCCAGAACCTCGGCCGCGAGTTCGCGCCCTAA
- a CDS encoding enoyl-CoA hydratase-related protein, translated as MNAPQFEDITYERRNAAAVITINRPQRYNAFRSQTVEELIKAFKMAWADRGVQAVILTGAGEKAFCSGGDVKQRAETGDYGPSESGLFEIGLLHKTIRDIPKPVIAAVNGIAIGGGHVLHVLCDLTIASSTARFGQSGPKVGSFDAGFGSAYLARIVGEKRAREIWYLCRQYDAETAKSWGLVNEVVAPEKLLDEALAWADEIAEKSPTAIRFLKQSFNADTDHQAGLSNMAMSALDLYVVSEEGMEGANAFAEKRMPDFAAKVAHH; from the coding sequence CCGTGATCACGATCAACCGTCCGCAGCGCTACAACGCCTTCCGGTCCCAGACCGTCGAGGAACTGATCAAGGCCTTCAAGATGGCCTGGGCGGACCGCGGCGTACAGGCGGTCATCCTCACCGGCGCCGGCGAGAAGGCCTTCTGCTCCGGCGGCGACGTCAAGCAGCGCGCCGAGACCGGCGACTACGGCCCGAGCGAGTCCGGCCTCTTCGAGATCGGCCTGCTGCACAAGACCATCCGCGACATCCCCAAGCCCGTCATCGCCGCAGTCAACGGCATCGCCATCGGCGGCGGCCACGTCCTTCACGTGCTGTGCGACCTCACGATCGCCTCCTCCACCGCCCGCTTCGGCCAGTCTGGCCCCAAGGTCGGCTCCTTCGACGCCGGCTTCGGTTCCGCGTACCTCGCCCGCATCGTCGGCGAGAAGCGGGCCCGCGAGATCTGGTACCTGTGCCGTCAGTACGACGCCGAGACCGCGAAGAGCTGGGGCCTGGTCAACGAGGTCGTCGCGCCGGAGAAGCTCCTCGACGAGGCACTGGCCTGGGCCGACGAGATCGCCGAGAAGTCACCGACCGCCATCCGCTTCCTCAAGCAGTCCTTCAACGCCGACACCGACCACCAGGCCGGCCTGTCCAACATGGCGATGTCCGCCCTCGACCTCTACGTGGTCTCCGAAGAGGGCATGGAGGGCGCCAACGCCTTCGCCGAGAAGCGCATGCCTGACTTCGCCGCCAAAGTCGCCCACCACTAG